The bacterium region TCCACAACAAGTACGGCCGCCGGATCCCCTCCGACCATCAGGCAGTACCCCACCTGCAGTCCCCAGATGCCGCCGCTCGTGCCGGCGTCGATGTAGGACAGGTGGCGCGCCTTAGCGGCTTCGGCCCGGCGGACCGAGTCCTTGTAGTTGGAGTTGCCGCCGTCGACGATGATATCCCCCACCGCCAGCAGCGGCATGGTCTCCCCGAGCGCCTTGTCGACGGTGTCCCCTGCCGGGATCATCAACCACACGACCCGGGGCGGGGTCAGGAGCCCCACCAGGGCCTTGATCGACTCGGCCGTCGTCGCCCCGAGCGCGGCGGCCTCCGCTCGTACCTCGGGGCGCCTGGCGTAGACCGCCACCTGGTGCCCCCGACCCAGGAGGCGCTTCACCATGTTGCCTCCCATCCGGCCGAACCCTACGAATCCCAGCTTCACACATCCCCTCCCCACTCGATGGCAGTCACGATGAAGATCGCAGCCGCTGTTCAATCGCCGCAAGCAGCTGCCGGTACGAGTCGGCAAACGACGCGATTCCCGCCTCCAGCACCCGCTGCGTCACCTCGTCGATGCTGATCCCGACCTTCTGCAGTTGCGCGAACACCGCGGTCGCCTCCGCCAACCCCTCGGTCACGGCGTCGGGATTCACCCGCCCATGATCGCGAAACGCCGAGATCGTCTGGGGCGGCAGCGTGTCCACCGTGTCGGGGCCGACGAGCGCCTCGACGTAGAGGAGATCGGGGTAGGCCGGGTTCTTCGTGCTGGTGCTCCCCCAGAGGGGCCGCTGGACGCGGGCCCCCCGGGCCGCGAGGTGCTTGTACCGATCGCCGGTAAACGCTTCGCGGAACACCCGGTAGGCCAGCTTGGCGTTCGCGATCGCCACCTTGCCCTGGAGGCCGGCGAGAAGCGCCCGCTCCGCGCCCCCGGCGGAGGCGAGTCGCGCCGCCAGGCGCGTGTCGGTCTCGGTATCGATCCGGCTCACAAAGAAGCTCGCCACCGACGCCACCCGGTCGATCGGCTGCCCGGCGGCCACACGACGCTCCAGGCCGTGGAGGTAGGCCTCGGCGACCCGCGCGTAGGCCGGCACGGAGAACAGTAGGGTGATGTTGATGTTGTGCCCTTCGGCGATCATCTCTTCAATCGCCGGCTCTCCCTCGGGAGTCCCGGGGATCTTCACCATCAGATTCGGCCGCCCGATGCGCTGGATCCACTGCCGGACTTCCTGTATCGTCCCGGCCGTATCGCGGGCAAGCAACGGGGACACCTCGACGGACACGAATCCATCCGCCCCGCCGGTTTGATCGAAGGTCGGCCGGAGGATGTCGCACGCGGCGGTGATATCTTCGGCGACGAGCGTCTCGTACGCCGCGACCACACTCGCCCTCCCGGCCCGCAGGCGCGCCAATGCATCGGCGTAGTCGTCGCTCGCGGAGATCGCCTTCTCGAAAATCGTCGGGTTGCTCGTCACCCCCGACACGCCGTCCTCCTCCACCAGGCGCGCGAGTTCGCCCGAACGCAGCAGGTGGCGGTGGATGTAGTCAAGCCACACGCTTTGCCCCGCCTGACGGAGGAGGCGCAGCGGGTTCCGAACCGTGATCTCCTTCATTGCGCTCGCCGTCCTTTCTCCAGCACCGCCTCCGCCGTCTCAACGATGTGCTCCGGCGTGAAGCCGAACTCGCGCATCACCACGGGCCCCGGCGCGGAGGCGCCGAACCGATTCACACCGATGATCGTCCCCTCCAGACCCACGTATCGCTCCCACCCCAGCGGGCACGCCGCCTCGACGCTTACCCGCCCCCGGACGTTCGGCGGGAGCACCGAGTCGCGGTAGACCTGCGGCTGGGCCTCGAACAGCTCCCAAGAGGGCATCGACACCACCCGGCTGCGAATCCCATCCCTGACGAGCCGGTGGTGTGCTTCCAGCGTGATCGACACCTCCGAGCCCGTGGCAATGAGGAGCACCTCGGGCATGGGGTCGCCCGCGTCCGCGAGCACGTACCCCCCGCGCGCCACGCCGGATGCCGGGGACAACATCGCCCGGTCGAGCACGGGCAACTTCTGCCTGGTGAGCACGAGCCCAACGGGACCTCCGCGGTGCTGCATGGCGATCCGCCAGGCCTCCACGGTCTCGGTGGCGTCCGCCGGGCGCAGAATCACCATATTCGGGATGGCGCGCAGGGCGGCCAGATGCTCCACGGGTTGGTGGGTTGGCCCGTCTTCCCCCAACCCGATGCTGTCGTGGGTCCAGATGTAGATCACCTTCGCCTTGCTCAACGCGGCGAGACGGATGCTCGGCCGCATGTAATCCGAGAACGTGAGGAACGTCGCGCCGAAAGGCAGCACCCCGCCGTGGAGGGCCATCCCGGTCAGGCATGCGGTCATCGCGTGCTCGCGGATACCGAAGTGCAGGTTCCGCCCGGCGTATCCCCAGGCGCCTCCGGCGGCCCCCTGCGTCGGCAGCCCCTCGCCAGCCCGGGGGTGGAGCGGGCCTTCGAAATCTCCCAACCCTTTCATCATGGTGTACGTCGACGGGTCGAGGTCGGCCGATCCACCGATCAGGGTCGGCACCGCCTCGGCCAGAACATTGAGGACCTTGCCCGTCGCCTCCCGCGTCGCCATCTCCCCATCTTTGGGCGTGAAAATGGGAAGCCGCGCCTCCCACTCCGCCGGCAGCCTGCCGGCAAGCGCGTCGACGAACCCGTCGACGAGATCCGGGAAGGCAGCGCGGTAGGCATCGAGCCGCCTCGTCCAGGCCGCCTCCAGTTCGGCGCCGCGATCGACGCACCTGCGGAACTCGCGCAGCGCCTCCTCCGGCTCGTAGAAGGAGCGATCCTCCGGCCAGCCGAGCGCCCGCTTGGTCAGCCGCACCTCCTCGGCCCCCAGCGGCTCGCCGTGCGCCTTGAACGTGTCCTGTCTGTGCGGGCTGCCGTAACCGAGGTGCGTCCGCGCGACGATCAGCGAGGGGCGGTCCGCCACCCCGCGGGCAGCGGTCAGCGCCGCGTCCACTGCGGCGACGTCCTCGCCGTCGATCCGCTGGACGTGCCAGCCGTAGGCCTCGAAGCGGGTCCCGACATCTTCGGAGAACGTGACGTTTGTCGTCGCGGAGAGAGTGATCAGGTTCGCATCGTAGAGAACGATCAGCCGGCCGAGCCCCAGGTGCCCGGCGAGCGAGGCCGCCTCGGAGGCGACCCCCTCCATCATGTCTCCATCGCTCGCGATCACGTAGGTGCAGTGGTCCACGACGTCGTGACCGGGTCGGTTGAAGGTCGCGGCCAACCATCGCTCCGCGATGGCCAGCCCGACGGCGTTCCCAACCCCCTGGCCGAGCGGCCCCGTCGTGACCTCCACCCCGGGGGTGAGCCCGTGCTCGGGGTGTCCCGGCGTGCGGCTCTCCCACTGCCGGAACTGTTTGAGGTCGTCGAGGGTGAGATCGTACCCGGTGAGATGCAGCAGGCTGTAGAGCAGCATGCTCCCATGTCCGGCGGAGAGCACGAATCGGTCACGGTCCGGCCACGCCGGGTTTCTGGGATTGTGGCGGAGGTGGCGCGTCCAGAGGACGTAGGCCATCGCTGCCGCCCCCAGCGGCATCCCGGGGTGACCGGAGTGCGCTTTCTCCACCGCGTCAATGGATAGGGTGCGGATCGTGTTGATGCAGAGTTCGTCAATCGTCCGCGTCTGGTTCGCCATCGTGATTCCTCCGCGAGAACTCGCGCGCGTCCTCACCTATTCTACCCGATCTGAGGGCGCGGGGAGCGGCTTCCCGCGGCTCGGTGCCTCTTTTGGATGGAACAGCTCCTGCAGCGGAGCCAGCGCGGCCTCCACCCGCAGGTGCGTCGTCCGCGCGGCGAGGTACCCGGCGTGGCGCCCGGGGTCCGGGTAGAACGTCTCGCCCAGCGGGGGCGGCACCTCCTCCACGCGAACGGCGCCGAGAAGTTCCAGCGCCATCAACGCCGCCCCCCGACTGCTGCCTTCCGCCTCTCCGGAGGAGGTCACCTCGTGACCCAACACGTCGGCCATAATCTGCATCCACGCGGGGGACCGCCGAAGGCCGCCGCCGCTCGCGATGATCTCGCGCACCTCGGGGATCGCCGCCCGCAGCTGGTCCCAAATCAACGCGAATCGCTGCGCGATCCCCTCCAGGCCCGCCCGCAGCAGATCCAACGGCTCCGTGGCGAGGGTCAGCCCGACGACCGCCCCGCGCGCCCAAAGCGGCCATTCGGGACTGCGCTCTCCCGCGAAGAAGGGCAGCACCACCAATCCACGGGCCTCCGCCCTGCGCGCCGCGAGACCCCGCTCGATCTCCTCGGGCGTGCCGAGCGCGAACTGCTCCTGCATCCAGTGGTACAGGTTGCCGCCGTTGCTCACCGCACCGCCCGTGAGGAGGTGGTTCCGCGTGAGACGATAGTGCCACAGGCTGCGCGGCACCTCGTGCGGCTCGGCCGCCCGCAGGACCCGCAGCGCGCCTGAAGTCCCCACCACCAGCGCGGCGCGCGTGGGGGCAACGCAGCCCGTCCCGACATTACTGAGGGCCCCGTCGCCGGCCGCCGGAAGCCACGGCTGATCCCGCAGCGCCGGCCAACGCGCCGCGTACCCGGGCGCCAGCCCGGCGAACGGTTCCTGTAGATCGACGATCGGGGCGAGATGGCCCGGCTCGAGCCCGATCGCGCCAAGCACCTCGGCG contains the following coding sequences:
- a CDS encoding gluconokinase, which codes for MPTVPPEGAEGPLVLALDLGSSSLRAIVYDAGGREVEGTEGRTPCRWTVTSDGGVEGDPDAFVDGACGAIDQALAGAGRLAGGIRAVGISTFWHTLMGVGRDGRPSTPLYSWADERSAAAARSLRERFDESAVRRRTGCVFHPSYPAPRLLWLRGRDPEVWRATSTWMSIGEYLTLRCFGRAACSVSMASGTGLLDQRRCVWDAEVLGAIGLEPGHLAPIVDLQEPFAGLAPGYAARWPALRDQPWLPAAGDGALSNVGTGCVAPTRAALVVGTSGALRVLRAAEPHEVPRSLWHYRLTRNHLLTGGAVSNGGNLYHWMQEQFALGTPEEIERGLAARRAEARGLVVLPFFAGERSPEWPLWARGAVVGLTLATEPLDLLRAGLEGIAQRFALIWDQLRAAIPEVREIIASGGGLRRSPAWMQIMADVLGHEVTSSGEAEGSSRGAALMALELLGAVRVEEVPPPLGETFYPDPGRHAGYLAARTTHLRVEAALAPLQELFHPKEAPSRGKPLPAPSDRVE
- the tkt gene encoding transketolase — translated: MANQTRTIDELCINTIRTLSIDAVEKAHSGHPGMPLGAAAMAYVLWTRHLRHNPRNPAWPDRDRFVLSAGHGSMLLYSLLHLTGYDLTLDDLKQFRQWESRTPGHPEHGLTPGVEVTTGPLGQGVGNAVGLAIAERWLAATFNRPGHDVVDHCTYVIASDGDMMEGVASEAASLAGHLGLGRLIVLYDANLITLSATTNVTFSEDVGTRFEAYGWHVQRIDGEDVAAVDAALTAARGVADRPSLIVARTHLGYGSPHRQDTFKAHGEPLGAEEVRLTKRALGWPEDRSFYEPEEALREFRRCVDRGAELEAAWTRRLDAYRAAFPDLVDGFVDALAGRLPAEWEARLPIFTPKDGEMATREATGKVLNVLAEAVPTLIGGSADLDPSTYTMMKGLGDFEGPLHPRAGEGLPTQGAAGGAWGYAGRNLHFGIREHAMTACLTGMALHGGVLPFGATFLTFSDYMRPSIRLAALSKAKVIYIWTHDSIGLGEDGPTHQPVEHLAALRAIPNMVILRPADATETVEAWRIAMQHRGGPVGLVLTRQKLPVLDRAMLSPASGVARGGYVLADAGDPMPEVLLIATGSEVSITLEAHHRLVRDGIRSRVVSMPSWELFEAQPQVYRDSVLPPNVRGRVSVEAACPLGWERYVGLEGTIIGVNRFGASAPGPVVMREFGFTPEHIVETAEAVLEKGRRAQ
- the tal gene encoding transaldolase, translated to MKEITVRNPLRLLRQAGQSVWLDYIHRHLLRSGELARLVEEDGVSGVTSNPTIFEKAISASDDYADALARLRAGRASVVAAYETLVAEDITAACDILRPTFDQTGGADGFVSVEVSPLLARDTAGTIQEVRQWIQRIGRPNLMVKIPGTPEGEPAIEEMIAEGHNINITLLFSVPAYARVAEAYLHGLERRVAAGQPIDRVASVASFFVSRIDTETDTRLAARLASAGGAERALLAGLQGKVAIANAKLAYRVFREAFTGDRYKHLAARGARVQRPLWGSTSTKNPAYPDLLYVEALVGPDTVDTLPPQTISAFRDHGRVNPDAVTEGLAEATAVFAQLQKVGISIDEVTQRVLEAGIASFADSYRQLLAAIEQRLRSSS